In one Nicotiana sylvestris chromosome 8, ASM39365v2, whole genome shotgun sequence genomic region, the following are encoded:
- the LOC138876187 gene encoding uncharacterized protein, giving the protein MLAQKTVASGALRKTLNERLKASQVKESPAQKSDSSSESKSFQSATEGEIHGSSDSEKIQESPTEVSSSLIENIETRFVLVGPIRDVKLPELSRSGGKKNSEKENEKEGACGEERGKGKGAVLAICGVAQERLEESGMKSGGIGSREAAEGLVHLSKRRDEPVSSTEETLADLLKKVGASYDPKKRRMAKAPNVPKPSKKRKVLSPTPTASSVPKGRATRSRVKQSEVDLQKALEENKKKKKDKGKGKVVESSEAVEEEEMELVHQERGTTVEVPTPKPKKTKTSSKNSSSVPVVVEPTLAKRTRSAVKTKQSKVSDDDDWSGEDKENDSEKEHETGRDSGHAL; this is encoded by the coding sequence ATGCTCGCTCAAAAAACTGTAGCATCTGGGGCTCTGAGGAAGACTTtgaatgaaaggttgaaagcaagCCAAGTGAAAGAAAGCCCAGCTCAAAAATCTGACTCCAGCTCTGAGTCTAAATCTTTTCAATCTGCGACTGAGGGTGAAATACATGGGTCTTCTGACTCGGAGAAGATTCAAGAATCCCCTACTGAGGTAAGTTCATCTCTGATTGAAAACATAgagactaggtttgttctggttggaccCATTAGGGATGTTAAGTTGCCTGAGTTgagtaggagtggaggtaaaaagaattctgaaaaagaaaatgagaaagagggtgcatgtggtgaagaaAGGGGCAAAGGGAAAGGAGCAGTTCTTGCTATATGTGGGGTTGCACAAGAGAGGTTAGAagagagtggcatgaagtcaggggGAATTGGTTCTAGAGAAGCTGCTGAAGGGTTGGTTCATCTGAGCAAACGGAGAGATGAACCAgtttcatctactgaagagaccctagctgatctactgaaaaaggttggggcaagctATGATCCAAAGAAACGCAGAATGGCGAAAGCCCCAAATGTTCCTAAgccttccaagaaaagaaaggttTTATCCCCAACACCTACTGCCTCTTCAGTGCCTAAgggtagagccacaagaagcagggtaaAACAGAGTGAAGTTGATCTACAAAAGGCTttagaagaaaacaagaaaaagaaaaaggataaggGAAAAGGAAAGGTTGTAGAATCCTCAGAGGCTGTTGAGGAAGaagagatggaactggtccatcaggagaggggtacaacagtggaggttcctacacccaaGCCTAAGAAAACCAAGACCTCCTCCAAGAATTCCTCCTCTGTGCCTGTAGTTGTTGAACCcacactagccaagaggacaagatctgcagTGAAAACCAAACAATCAAAAGTTTCTGATGATGATGACTGGAGTGGAGAAGACA